The Vidua macroura isolate BioBank_ID:100142 chromosome 2, ASM2450914v1, whole genome shotgun sequence DNA window GACAATCCCCAGAAACgggaagaaaggagagggaTGTGGATGAGGAGAGTGTGTTTTCAGACTCCTCCTGTAGCTCCTTCTACAATTTCTGCCAAAAGAACAAAGACAAGTTGACTCCTCTAGAAAGGTGGAAGGTCAAGAGGATCCAGTTTGGCTTTCACAAGAAGGATTTAGAACCATCATCTGCACCATCTCCAGCAGAGGATGGCAGCCAGGCAGGTCAGGAGGAAACAGAAGGGAAGAGTTTGTCAGATATTGATCTGACTGCTTACCAGGCTTGGAAAATGAAGCGGCAGAAGAAGGTGGGCAGTGAAAGCAGCAAGGAGGAATTTGTGGAATTTGCCAAAACTGAGGATTCTGCTTCAGCTAAAAAGAAGCAGAGGCGTGTAGAGCTCCTTGAACgttcaaagaaaattttagaagAAAGCCAGTCCATGTGCAGCTGGGAGACAGAGAGTACAATCAGTGGGAGTATTCCCCTGTCAGCTTTCTGGCCTTCAGCACCTTCTGCAAGCGGTGCTGACGATGCAGCTTCTGCCCTGAGCATGCAGACAAATCATTCATCTTTGTCACAGGCCAGGAGTTGTACTGGAGCAATGCAGCTGCAAATGCCAAATATACCCCTTCCCAATCTTGCAGTTGGCCCAGGTGACACAATATCCATGGCAAGCATTCAGAACTGGATCGCTAACGTGGTCAGTGAAACCATTGctcaaaagcaaaatgagaTCCTGATGCTGTCCCGACCATCGTCAGCCATGGCCTCCCTGTCAGGAGACCTTGGCAGGCGTGCAGATGATGACAAGGCTTCTCTTCTCAGTGCTCAGAGTGGCTCATCCCTCGCTGCCTCTCAGCTCCACCAGCAGGACCTGCGCAGGGCTGAGTCTCAGTCTGTGCTGTCTTGCAACACCTCCATGAGCGCAAGGACAGAAGGGGCTACTTCAAACATGAAGATGACCCAGACAAGCAAACCACTGTACAGCCTCTTTGCTGATGATGTTGACCTAAAGAAActcaggaggaaggagaaggagatgcaaatggaaatgagagaaaaaatgtCAGACTATCAAATTGAAAAGGTGATCAGAGACAATAAACGCAGCACTTTATTCAAAAAAAAGGTGAccaaagcagaggaaaatgaaacagaagatgACAGAGAGAATACAACAAACAGCCACAGGCGTCCCTTGCAGTCAGATTTTGACAGAACTGATGCAGTCTTCAATCTATCCAGTCAACCTGCAACTTCAGGTGCACCGAAGCCAGAGGTAGATACTAATATTACCAAGTGGCTCAATGGcctgaaagcagaaagagaacCACCATCATATTATGATCAGACTGAGAAAGCTAGAGAGAAATACAGCAGATCATCCAAAGTTAGACAGATGGATTCTGAGACATCCAGTTACAGATTCTGCAGATCCCAAAGAAAAGAGCAAGATAGCTGTTCTTCCTATGAGTCAACAGGAGATTCACTGAGAACCATGTCaagattttcctctgcttctgcaAAAGAGGACAAAAAGATGTACAAATTCACAAGGTCCAGGGTCAGTGAGACAAGTTCTAGAGGaaacagcccagagctgcatgTTTTCAGCCAGTCACCTGAACCACCCTTTGACTCTGAATCCCCTGAACCATCTACACAGAGCCGAGTTAGAGCTCATCATGTGGAGGCATGTGAAGAGGAGGCCAGGTCAGACGTGTCAGAATGTGGAGCAAAAAGAAAGTTCACCCAGAGCTTTTCAAAATCTGAAGAGGATGGAAAGAAGGAGGCAAAAGTGGAGCAAAGTGAAGAAAGGTTTGCATCTAGGCAGGTCTCTCAGTACAGGCGAAGCACACgtaaagaagaggaagaagagatggATGATGATGCCATTATTGCTGCTTGGAGAAGCCGACTAGAAGAAACTACAGCAAAGCTCCAGCGGAGAAGGGAAGAGTGACCAAGATCAGACTACAGGAACACAAGCAGAGCTACAGAGTCCCTGAATCACTCACTCATCATTATATTTTTGATAATCCTTTGTGGTTTGTAGGGCATTTCCTGCAGATAGTTCTCTTCTTAATCAAAAGCGATGAAGGGAAGAGGTCAAGTTCTGCAAGTGTTTGTGGTTTGTCAGAAAGAAGATGCTGGTGTTAAATGATCAATGTAGGTAGGAACACAATGTTAGAAGCCATTAGGAGCCAGACGATGtttcagcagcaaaagcagGTAACGGTGACACCTCAAGTCAAAAGACCAATCACATCCCATTTTGGTTATTTCAATTTCCTTGTGTCGTTAAAGACTGGACATGTTTTTTTCTAGGATCTTTTTGATCATAAATGGAAGAAGCCAACAGCCTTTTATAGGAActtaaagaatgtttttctcttAATCAGTTTTACTTTATACGACTGAGAAGATATTACCAGGTAGGCTCCATTTTCTGCACCAGCCTTACGAATGTCTAGAGAAATAAGACAGTTCAGGGGAATACATGTTCTGTTTTACTTTACTAAGTAGCAGAAGCAAAGAGGAATACTAGAAAAAAGAAGATGCCTCCTGTTTAGAAGTTGCAGTAATGAATGTATTCATTGTTTTCCATTAGATGGAGTCATCTCTGCTCCAGTATGGTTGGTTTCTCCTAATAACTTCAGgtcaacaaaggaaaaatgcagtaatattAACAGGCATCCAAAAATCATTTTTTGATGTAGTTAGAGTTAGGATTAGTGCTAGTGTAGGCTGGGTTTCTGAGTATTGACTTCACTTTGGTTTATGTACGCAGCTCAGCTAAGTCGGTGCTTTTGTGTTTATAGTCAGATGAATTTTCAACATGATTGCCTTGAAAGAGAGGAGCAATACACAAACTGACCTCATAATAAAATTGTTTAATTAGACTGTAGGTGTAAGGCATCGTGCACCTAAGGAGAAATTGTGTGTCTGTGAAGGTGGCACCTGGAAGCTTGTTTTTAGGAGGCGGTGGTAGATTCAAATGGCACCTTACAGTTAAAGTGTTCTTTGTATCCTGAGCCACACAGGAAGAAGTCCAGCCTCCATGGTAACTGAGTACTCCAGGTTAAGAGCCTCGGGTCTTTCcatgccctgcagagccttgtGAACTTGTCTGACACAACCCACCAGCTTGCCACAGCATCACTTGTGTGTCTTTCCACACCACAGCACCCAACCCTCACCAGTCAACATCCTCCACCTCTCTCTTAAAAGCACATAGGCCGGTTTCTACTGACTTTGGCTCTGGAATTATCAGTTCCTTCTTCTGTACAGACTGTATTTTGAACCAACAAAGCCCTCTGGCAGAGCTGAATCTAAAACAACAATGGAGGGATGATGCAGTAGCGCTCTCTCACAGGAAGTTTGTCTTTTTCTTGTAATCTCTTTTCCCTCCCACTGTGATGCTTAGAGCTCACCATTACCATTATGCTAGTACCTCTCCCTATTTTAATTGTGTAATGCAGACAGCAAGCTCCACAGGGCAAGGGCCTGCTCTTTGTCCCTGTCTGTATGGTGCTACACACATCAGCAATGCTATCTAAATAATGGTTACTGATAGCAAAATGCAGCTGGCAATTTTCCTAAACTTAGAATCATTTCTCTCAACTATAACTCACTGATCAGACATTATCCCTGCTTCTCTGAAGATAAAGATGATTCTTTCTGACAGCCAGGACTGGGGTAAATGATAGCTACTTATTGTCAGGTGAATGGAGTCTCACAATCAGGTGATTAACCAGTAACAAAGGtagaaaaaataagagaaatcaCTTACTTGTGTGGgttgttttgggattttgtttttttttttttttttagcaaactCAGATtacatttctgaaatacatAAGGAGCATGGTTGTTCTAATGTTTCAGGCATGCAGAGGTGCTCTATGGTTTATAATGCTCTTCtactataaaataatatataatacatatataattCTGCATATTTCTGTgagttgttatttttaaagtagtgGAATTCCAGGCCTTGAGCCACATTCTGAGAATTTATATTGAATTTCTGCAGTGTGTGTTAGGATAGGCattctcctctttccttcatCCCTGGTAAAGTTGCTCTGCAGAAAACAGCTCTGCATAGACATATTTGGAGCTTGCTTTAGTTTCATCCTAGAAAAGGTCTTAAGTTTTGATGGATCAAAGTGGAAGTGTGCAATACCTTCTGGCActgaatttacttttttatCAAAGGCTGATTCCCTCTGAAAAATCCCTCTCCTGCTTCCTGTGCCTGGATGTTCCCAGCAAACAAGCCTGTCCTCTGCAGTACTGTAGGGGGCATCTCGCGCTGTAAAAGACGAGCAGTAGATGATGTAGTAATTGGTTTCATTTTGCACTGTACAGCACAGCCTTTGTTTGGGCAGCATTTTGATTTAAACACTAATCTAGGtctgctgcagaaataaattattcaagaCCGAGGGGCAGAATATGGTTCTGTAACAAGTCTGAGCCAGACCGTCCTGATAGCGAGTTTTGACCCTTGTGAGAAAGGGTTAAGTGGGTTCTGCTGACTCATTGAGGTAGGTGGCTTATTAGTTCACTTGTGTAAAAGGGAGATAAAAATGGTTTGCTGGGGAGAGGCCATCTAAGATGCTGTCTGAGCAGCCATGAGGGAGAAGCCTTAGAAACAGCTgaactttattttcttattgctTATATCCTTGTTAATAAAGCCAAACCCCCAAAGCAATAAGGGGGTGGGGATCATTTTGGACTCCATGCAGTATATGGCCAGTGCTTGAAAGCAAGATGGGAAAGGCTCCAGCTCACAGGTATAAATTACATGAAACAGTGACATAAAGACCTTGCATGGTGAAAATATTAAAGCATTCAGTCATAAGACCAATAACCAGGAGAGACAGAAATGGAGAGGTTGAAGGCAGGCTAGAAAGTCAGGTTTAAGATGAGAATTTAGAAGGAGATAAGGAATTGCTGAAAGGGGAGAGGTCTGCACAGATTGTTTCAGGTGACCAGAGCTGCAGAGTGAATGGTTTTTCAGCAATGACACCAGTCTGACAGTagattaaaagagaaataagtaCCCAAATTTATCTAGGAAGGATTTTTCAGCAAAGATGTGCTGGGACTgatattttttctccctctcagtTTGCTGCTGTAGGGAGGAGGGGTTTTTTGGCATTGTATAGTGGAAGGTGAAAGTGAAAGGAGCATCCTTACGGTCAGTTAAGAATATAAACACAAGAACATAAGAAAGGGTGTATGGGGTCAGACCAAAGGTCCATCTGGCTCAATATCCTGTCTCTGATAGAGAACAACAGCGAATACCTAGGGAAGAATATATACAGTGATAAAAGTGTTATTTCCCCAGCATGATCTTCCAGCTTCTAATCATTTGCAACTCAAGGACTTCCTTAGCCAGGTGtgatatttttgtatttaatagcCCTTAATAGGTTTTCCTTCTATGGAAGTGCCTAGTAATTTTTGAGTTATGACCACTATAGCCTCGTATCCAACTAGCCTCTGTGACCTCTTGTAGCAAGAAGTCCCACAAGGTACTGTACACAAAATGCTAAGCCATCTTCTTTCTGCCTGTTCTGAATCCTCTGCCCACTAGCCTTCAATGCCAATGTAGTATATCTGTTTAGTATCTACATGTCCCACGAGATTTTACCCCCCTCCCCCCATTAGTCATCTGTCCCATCCTTAATTCTCTGGTTTTTCACCTGAGTTACTTATTCCTCATATAGGGCCTGCCCCATGTCTCTTCATTGTCCTGGCCATTCTTCTCTGAACCCTTTCTAGTTCTGCTTTGTCATGTTTGAGATGAGGGACCAAATCCTCATGCAGTATCCAGGGTGCAGGTGCGGCATAGATTTATCCCATGGCAtattgaccttttttttttttttctcttttctgttcctttcttaTTGACTCCTAACAGTCTGCATGTTTCTTTGGCTGTTGCTGAGCACCACAGTGATGttttcatagaattatttattatatacaCCAGATCTTGTTGGATGGCAATGGGCAGCTCTGAGGTCATCATTTTATATGTTAAGTTGTCTTATTTGTAATGTTTTACATTTATTAGCCTTGAATTTCATCTGCCATCTTAGTTCTCAGTCTCTCTGTCACATTAAgtccttctgcttttttccacAGCCATCCTCCCATTTCTACTCCTCTGTTTCCTTAATGTCCTTTGAACAAGGTAGAAGCTCAGAGGATGTGGGAAGCAAAGAAGTTAAGGAGGGATAGATGAGAGAGAAACCCATTTGATGTTGATCTGCTTGAAGTAAGAAATAAGAAAGTGATGAAAGAGAACTAGGAGATGAATGTTCGAAAGGGGATCTGAAGACAATAGGCAAATTGAGAAGGGGACCTACAGTGGTCAAAGACAGGATGATACAAATGTAAGCCAAAGAGGCCAATGCAAAATATTCATTTGTTTAGATGTATCAATGTCTGGGAAAAGGTAAGAGGCAACATCTGTGGGAAGAAAGGAGATATAAAGAAGTTACAGGTCTGTGAGAAATGTAAAGGGGACTGGGAGAAATGGAAAGAGTGAGAGACAGTGGTGGGACACCGATGAAAAAATGACATTGGTGCTGGATTGGGGAATTCAGTGTGGTACCAGCAAGTTTGAAGGAAGCAGAAATGTGCCAGAAGCATGTTATTCCTACTGTAAGAGCTGCATTTTGCTTCGTAATACTGATAGCTGTGGGGCCATGGCCCATTTCCCCCATCTAAGAATTTCAGGACAATGTGATTTATTGTGTGCAGCACTAGCTTAGAGtggataattttaaaaggagtttAGCACCATTTCCTTCCTTTACAGTTCCTTCAGAAATGCTTACACATTAGCTGTGGTGGAGAGCTAGGTGAATTATGAGACAAAAA harbors:
- the STYXL2 gene encoding serine/threonine/tyrosine-interacting-like protein 2, which codes for MASGRDSDGEPALPKEEEEEEEEGLNVKAVQAHYLRSPSPSRYSVVSDTDTESIFMEPIHLSSAVAAKQIISEELKTKDVRVDSMCPRMLESAQQLMVEDLYNRVKEKIDDTSLFNTPCVMDLQRALVKDRLETPRDAVDEVWPNVFIAEKSVAVNKSRLKRLGITHVLNAAHGTGVYTGPSFYNGLNIQYLGIEVDDFPDTDISKHFRPAAEFLDEALLTYRGRILVSSEMGISRSAVLVAAYLMIYHHMTILEALMTLRKKRAIYPNDGFLKQLRELNEQLLEERELERSGDEDVTPSQSPLAYAGTSSRLSGAGDSGSIKGAKAHSITVEEEDTSSILGSFMSSSSVEKTSWVSKHSTLITEEEEEQLYEEWRRKQGLSEKEAGVHHERRTSPRHLDQEEEQSDEDVEWRIHDWQRRNEKYQMMGTAREEGGECSMGGRPYPSGEFSDVESVSSFEIRTLKKQLEASSFSRMRRSRTGSTSSESTWDMWNQRLLEIEKEAAQRYHSRNKTCGERQSPETGRKERDVDEESVFSDSSCSSFYNFCQKNKDKLTPLERWKVKRIQFGFHKKDLEPSSAPSPAEDGSQAGQEETEGKSLSDIDLTAYQAWKMKRQKKVGSESSKEEFVEFAKTEDSASAKKKQRRVELLERSKKILEESQSMCSWETESTISGSIPLSAFWPSAPSASGADDAASALSMQTNHSSLSQARSCTGAMQLQMPNIPLPNLAVGPGDTISMASIQNWIANVVSETIAQKQNEILMLSRPSSAMASLSGDLGRRADDDKASLLSAQSGSSLAASQLHQQDLRRAESQSVLSCNTSMSARTEGATSNMKMTQTSKPLYSLFADDVDLKKLRRKEKEMQMEMREKMSDYQIEKVIRDNKRSTLFKKKVTKAEENETEDDRENTTNSHRRPLQSDFDRTDAVFNLSSQPATSGAPKPEVDTNITKWLNGLKAEREPPSYYDQTEKAREKYSRSSKVRQMDSETSSYRFCRSQRKEQDSCSSYESTGDSLRTMSRFSSASAKEDKKMYKFTRSRVSETSSRGNSPELHVFSQSPEPPFDSESPEPSTQSRVRAHHVEACEEEARSDVSECGAKRKFTQSFSKSEEDGKKEAKVEQSEERFASRQVSQYRRSTRKEEEEEMDDDAIIAAWRSRLEETTAKLQRRREE